The following nucleotide sequence is from Bernardetia sp..
CTAATGTCTTTGATTTGAGAAGTTATAATGCTGGAGTTTTTATAAATGGTGTAGAAGGAGTTGGAGGAACTAGTCCTTATTCTGGTATTCCAACAATTAATGATTTTGATAATGATGGAAGAAATGAATTTGGAGTAACTAAAGAACGTGGTGTAGTAATGTTTAATGATGTAGATACAGCAGCCATAAATGGAGGTAATCTACAACCTATGTGGACACTACCAACTACAGATAACTCTGGAACTACTGGACTTTCTTCGTTTGATTTTCTAGGAAATGGTTTTGCTAACCTTGTATATCGTGATGAAACAAAAGTACGAGTTTTTCAAGGAGCTAGTGGTGATGTCTATTTTGATTCAGATGTTTCTGGTTTTCCTGCTTGTAATAGTGGTACAGGAATGGAAATCCCTACAATTGGTGATGTAAACGACGATGGACAAACTGAAATCATAGCTTCCTGTAATGGAAGGGTAATAATTTACCAGTCTTCTAATATTCCTTGGTTGCCTTCTCGTGATTTATGGAATCAAGTAAATTATAATATTACAAATATCAATGGTGACTTGACAATCCCTGCTGTTATTTCTCCTCAAAACTTTGAAACTGTTGCACCTCCATTGAATAACTATATGGCACAGCGTCCACTTAGTAATTCTACTGATCCATTCATTCCTTCTGCTGATATTGTAGCTTTAGTAGATGTAGATGATGGTGCTATTGATTTAGGTAACTGTCCAGCCGAAGTTACTTTTACAATAGACATAGAAAATCAAGGAGATGCTGATGTAGTAGTGCAATATCCGATTACTTTCTATAGTGAAAATCCTCAAGGTGCTTCTTGGTCAAACCTCAGTACTTTTGCCATAAATGATGGACTCGCTGTTGGAGAACAAAGGGAATACACATATTCTTTTCCTCTTACAAGTGACCCTGCTAATGTGTATGTAGTACTCAATGATGCTGGAACAAGTACACCAGGTGCACCTATTGTATTACCTAATACTTCGGTGGCAGAATGTGAATACAATAATAATTTTTTAGGGCCTTATACCATTTCTAGTTGTTTTGACCCACTGCCTGTGGAATTATTAAGATTTGTAGGAAAAGATGAAAGTGACAAAGTACGATTAGACTGGGCGACAGCTTCAGAGCGAGATAACGCTTATTTTGAAGTGCAACGTAGTCAAGACGGAGAGAAGTTTGTAACGATTGATGTTATTCAAGGCAAAACATTTTCCAATCAAGTAACAGAATATCAAACCTATGATTATGAAGACTGGACAGGAGTGATGTATTATAGATTGAAGCAAGTAGATATAGATGAAACCCAAACTCTAAGCAACACAATCGTATTTAGAAGAGATAAGGATTTAGAAATAAAAATATATCCAAATCCAGTTTCTTCTGGACAAAACTTAAATATTGAAGGCTTGAGTGGAGAATGGAATGCTATTTTATACGATATGGCAGGAAGAAGCATTAAAAACTGGATAATTAGTTTTGATAGACAAACTTATACCACTCCGTTTCCAAATCTAAGAAAAGGAATGTACATCATTCAGTTAGAGCCTCTTTCAAGCAATAATAGCGAAAAAGGTAGAGTCGTAGAAAAAATTGTAGTAGAGTAATCTACATTTATAAACAACATAAAAATGGTTCAAGCCTTAAAATTTGAACCATTTTTTATGGATTATTTTTAGTAGATTTGATTTATAAGTGTAGCTCAAAGGTTTGACTTTGATAACTGTTTACTGAAAACTGATAACTCAAATATGTGTGGAATAACAGGAATTTTTGCGTTTAATGAAATTGGTCGTTTTTCGCTTGTGCGTTTGCAGGAAGCCACAGAAAGACTAGAACATCGTGGACAAGATGCACAACGCCTTTACAACGATTTTTTTGTAGGCTTGGGGCATCGTCGTTTGTCTATTTTAGATTTATCTTCGGAGGCAAATCAGCCGATGAGCAGCAAAGATGAGCGTTATACTATCGTCTTTAATGGAGAGATTTATAATTTTCAGCAGCTTCGAAAAGAATTTTTGAGTGATGTAGAATTTGAAACTGAAGGAGATACAGAGGTTTTATTACAGCTTTATATTCGCTTTAAAGAAAAGTGTCTAGAAAAAATCAATGGCTTTTTTGCTTTTGCTGTCTATGACAATCAAGAACAATCTATTTTTATTGCTCGTGATAGAATTGGAATAAAACCACTTCTCTACTATCACGACGAAGACAAGTTTGTTTTTTCTTCTGAAATGGCATCACTAATGGCGTATCGTTTTCCAAAGAAAATAGACTGGGCAAGTGTTCGTTTGTATTTTTCGCTGCATTATATTCCTGCACCTCATACGATTTTTGAAAATGTCTATAAACTCCCTGCTGGGCATTATCTCAAAATAAAAAAGAAAGAAGTTCAGTTAGAAAAATACTACGAAATTCCAAAAAGCTACGAAAATCAAAGTTATGAATCTCTTTCTTATGATGATGCACAGAAAAAACTGCTAGAACTTTTAGAGGACTCTGTCAAAAAACGCTTAATTTCTGATGTTCCGATTGGTTCTTTTTTGAGTGGAGGAACAGATTCTTCGGCTATTGTTGCACTTGCCACACGCCATACGCAACACCTCAATACGTTTTCAATAGGTTATAAAGATGAGCCTTTGTTTGATGAGACAAGTTATGCAAATCTAGTAGCTAAAAAATTCAATACCAATCATACTGTTTTTACGCTTTCGAATAACGATATTTTTGATGCCGTTTTTGAAATGTTACCATTTTTAAGTGAACCGTTTGCAGATTCTTCGGCAATTCCGTTTTATGTGTTGAGCAAGCACACGAAAAAGACAGCTTCGGTAGCTCTTTCTGGTGATGGTGGCGATGAACTTTTTGCAGGTTACAATAAATATTTGGGGGAGTACAAAGTCAGAAATGCAGGTTGGAAAGAAAATTTGATAAAAAATAACTTAGGATTTTTAGAAAAACTACCCAAATCAAGAAATTCATTTTGGGGAAATAAATTCAGACAACTTCATCGTTTTGCAAAAGCTGCACAATTATCTAAGCAAGAACGCTATTGGTTTTTGAGTAGTTTTATTGATGAACAAAATGTTCAAAATATCTTTCAATCTGATGTTTTTGAGTGGTCTAATGAAGGCAATACATTTCAAAATCGAAAAAAAGACTTCACAAAATTCATTTCAGAACAGCAGAAAAGAGATAT
It contains:
- the asnB gene encoding asparagine synthase (glutamine-hydrolyzing), which gives rise to MCGITGIFAFNEIGRFSLVRLQEATERLEHRGQDAQRLYNDFFVGLGHRRLSILDLSSEANQPMSSKDERYTIVFNGEIYNFQQLRKEFLSDVEFETEGDTEVLLQLYIRFKEKCLEKINGFFAFAVYDNQEQSIFIARDRIGIKPLLYYHDEDKFVFSSEMASLMAYRFPKKIDWASVRLYFSLHYIPAPHTIFENVYKLPAGHYLKIKKKEVQLEKYYEIPKSYENQSYESLSYDDAQKKLLELLEDSVKKRLISDVPIGSFLSGGTDSSAIVALATRHTQHLNTFSIGYKDEPLFDETSYANLVAKKFNTNHTVFTLSNNDIFDAVFEMLPFLSEPFADSSAIPFYVLSKHTKKTASVALSGDGGDELFAGYNKYLGEYKVRNAGWKENLIKNNLGFLEKLPKSRNSFWGNKFRQLHRFAKAAQLSKQERYWFLSSFIDEQNVQNIFQSDVFEWSNEGNTFQNRKKDFTKFISEQQKRDINEMLYADMNLLLPNDMLHKADQFSMAHALEVRVPFLDHNVVNFAFGLQENYKINPKIKKRIVQDAFKSILPAELYNRSKHGFDVPLAKGFQTLLKPLVEQSLDRDFIQEQGIFSPVYTENLKQKVKQGTDYDQNHVWAFIVFQEWWKKYDLQKVIEEEEEF